A window of uncultured Gellertiella sp. genomic DNA:
GGAATATGAGGCCCATCGCCTCGGCCAGGAAATCGACGGCGAAACCTATCTGAAGGCCGATGCCTCCTGGTTCCGCTCCATCGTCTCGGGCGTGGTGCGCGATCAGGCCAAGCTCGACCCGATGATTCGCGGTGCGCTGATGGATGACTGGCCGTTGTCGCGGCTGGACAGCACGGTGCGGGCAATCCTGCGTGCCGGCTGCTTCGAGCTCATCGAACGCCGGGACGTGCCGGTGCCGGTCATCGTTACCGAATATGTCGAAATCGCCCACGCCTTCTTCGACGACGAAGAGCCGAAGCTGGTCAATGCAGTGCTCGACCGGATTGCCAAACAGGTGCGGAGCGTCACCAGGAAATAGGTCTCAGAAGGACAGGATGACCGGCATGAGCGTGGGAAGCGTCGAGGGACTTGAAGGCCAGCTTCGCGCGGCCCGGTGCAATGTCTATATCCTGACGGCGGCGCAGGCGGTGCTTGGCTCCGCCGGACCGATTTCCTTTGCGGTCGGCAGTCTGGCCGGGCACCAGCTGCTCGGGCTCGACAAGTCGCTGGCAACCGCCCCTCTCACCGGCTTCAACATTGGCGTGGCCATCGGCGCGGTGCTGATTGCCGCCGTCAGCCGCCTGATTGGCCGCAAGGCAAGCTTCATGCTCGGCGGGCTGGCACTGGCCTCGGGCGGCGCGCTCGCCGCGATTGCGCTCTACCGCGCCGATTTCTGGATGTTTGCCGCCTCGCTGATGCTGATCGGCATGTCCTCCGGCTTTACCCAGAAGATCCGCTTTGCCGCCGCCGATGCCTCGCCTTCCTTCTACAAGCCACGCGCGATCTCGTGGATTCTGGCGGGCGGCATCGTTTCGGCAATTGTCGGGTCGCAGGTGGCTATTCTCGCCAAGAACCTGCTGGCACCGGTGTTGTTTGCCGGGTCCTTCGTCGCCCTCGTGCCGCTCGGCCTGCTTGCCGTCGTGGTGCTGGGCTTCGTCCGGCTTCCAGCCCTTGCACGGGGCGAGGGGAAGGGCAGGGCGACCGGTCGGCCGCTGAGGGACATCATCCTGACCCAGCGCTTCATCACCGGCATGATCTGCGGCATCGGCTCCTATGCGCTGATGACCTTCATGATGACCGGCGCGCCGCTTGCCATGGTGGTCGGCTGCGGCTTCTCGCCCGACATGGCGACGCTCGGCATCCAGTGGCATGTGCTGGCGATGTTCGCGCCGAGCTTCTTCACCGGCATGCTGATCACCCGGTTCGGCACCGAACGGGTGGTGGCGGCTGGCCTCCTCATCCTGATCGGCTGCGCCATCGTCGCCCATATGGGCGTCGCCTTGTGGAATTTCTGGGGGGCGCTGATCCTGCTCGGCCTCGGCTGGAATTTCGGCTTCATCGGATCGACCGCCATCGTCGCCTCCAGCTACCGGCCCGAAGAGGCCGACAAGGTGCAGGGTTTCCACGACATCATCCTGTTCGGCACGGTAGCGCTTGCCTCCTTTGCCTCGGGCAAGATCTTTGCTGCCTTCGGCTGGGCGGCTATCGCGCTCGCCGTCTGGCCGGTGGCGATCGGCTGCCTGGCGCTGCTCTCGGCGCTGATGCTGAAAAACAGGGCATCTGCCTGAGCCTCGCGCTTTACCGCCCGCAAAGTCGATTTGCCGTTTGTCACCAAAGAACGGGCGGATGCCGCATCCCGCCCAAAAATCGCGCGTCTTTCCTTCGATTCCATGGCTTTACGGGACTTGACGCAAGGGAAACCAAAACGCAATCTCCCGCAGGCGAGGGACCGGCGGCGGAGGAGGCAGCCATCCCGAGTCATTCATAGCCGGGGGCGATATCTCCGGCGCTACGGGAGGAAAATGCGAAATGACCATTCTATTTGGCGTTATCGCGTGCGGGTTGCTGTCGGTGGTCTATGCCATCTGGGCAACGCAATCGGTGCTCGCCGCCGATCAGGGCAATGCCCGCATGCAAGAGATTGCAGGCTTCATTCGCGAAGGGGCACAAGCCTATCTCACGCGCCAGTACAGAACCATCGCCGTCGTCGGGGTTATTGTTTTCATCGCCGCATGGCTGCTTCTCTCAAAGGAAGCGGCCTTCGGATTTCTGATTGGTGCGGTGCTTTCGGGTGTGGCCGGTTTCATCGGCATGCATGTCTCGGTGCGGGCCAATGTGCGCACGGCGCAGGCCTCAGCCAAAAGCCTTTCCGCCGGTCTCGACATCGCCTTCAAGTCGGGCGCGATCACCGGCATGCTGGTGGCCGGTCTCGCCCTGCTCGGCGTGTCGATCTACTATCTCATCCTGACAAAGGGCCTCGGCCATGCCAGCGGCTCGCGTGAGGTCACCGATGCGCTGGTGGCGCTCGGCTTCGGCGCGTCGCTGATCTCGATCTTCGCCCGTCTCGGCGGCGGCATCTTCACCAAGGGGGCCGATGTCGGCGGCGACCTCGTCGGCAAGGTGGAAGCGGGCATTCCCGAAGACGATCCGCGCAACCCGGCCACCATCGCCGACAATGTCGGCGACAACGTTGGCGACTGCGCCGGCATGGCCGCCGACCTGTTCGAAACCTATGCGGTCTCGGTCGTCGCCACGATGGTTCTCGGCTCGATCTTCTTTGCCGGAACCCCCGTACTGGACAGCATCATGCTCTACCCGCTGGCGATCTGCGGCGCGTCGATCATCACCTCGATCATCGGCACCTTCTTCGTCAAGCTCGGGGCCGACAATTCGATCATGGGCGCGCTCTATCGCGGCCTGCTCGTCACCGGCGGCCTGTCGATCATCGGGCTTGCAGGTGCGACCTCGATGACCATCGGCTGGGGTGATGTCACCACTGCCACGGTCGGTGAAGTCGTCAACGGCACTTCGCTGTTCATCTGCGGCCTGATCGGCCTCGTGGTGACGGCGCTGATCGTGGTGATCACCGAATACTATACCGGCACCAACAAGCGTCCGGTCAATTCGATTGCCCAGGCCTCGGTCACCGGCCACGGCACGAATGTCATCCAGGGTCTGGCCGTCTCGCTGGAATCGACCGCCCTTCCGGCACTCGTCATCGTCGCCGGGATCATCTTCACCTACAAGTTCGGCGGCCTGTTCGGCACTGGCATTGCGGTCACCGCCATGCTCGGACTTGCCGGCATGATCGTCGCGCTCGATGCCTTCGGCCCGGTCACCGACAATGCCGGCGGCATCGCGGAAATGGCGCATCTGCCGCCTGATGTCCGCAAGGTCACCGATGCACTGGATGCGGTGGGCAACACCACCAAGGCAGTCACCAAGGGCTACGCCATCGGTTCTGCCGGTCTCGGCGCGCTGGTGCTGTTTGCCGCCTATTCCAAGGATCTCGCCTATTATGCCAGCCATGGCGACCAGTTCCCCTATTTCAAGGATATCGGAACCGTCTCCTTCGATCTCTCCAACCCCTATGTGGTGGCGGGGCTGATCTTTGGTGGCATGATCCCCTATCTGTTCGGGGGCATTGCCATGACCGCCGTCGGACGGGCCGCAGGCGCCATCGTCGAGGAAGTCCGTCGCCAGTTCCGCGACAATGCCGGCATCATGGAAGGCACCGTCAAGCCGGACTATGGTCGCGCGGTGGATATCCTCACCAGGGCCGCGATCCGCGAGATGATCGTGCCATCGCTGCTGCCGGTACTGGCACCGCTGGTCGTCTATTTCGGCGTGCTGCTGATTTCGGGTTCCAAGGCCTCGGCCTTTGCGGCACTCGGGGCCTCGCTGCTCGGCGTGATCGTCAACGGCCTGTTCGTGGCGATCTCGATGACCTCGGGCGGCGGCGCCTGGGACAATGCCAAGAAGAGCTTCGAGGACGGTTTCGTCGACAAGGACGGCGTGCGCCACATGAAGGGATCGGATGCCCACAAGGCCTCCGTGACCGGCGACACGGTCGGTGACCCCTACAAGGACACGGCAGGACCTGCCGTCAATCCGGCGATCAAGATCACCAACATCGTCGCCCTCCTGCTGCTGGCGGTTCTCGCCTGACACCAGACACCCCGGCTTCACCGAGGCCGGGGGTGTCACACATGAAAAAACCGCGCCGGAGCGATCCGGCGCGGTTTTCAACTTGTCACGCCATCGGGCCTTACTTGGTCGACAGGCCGCTGATGGCGCTCTTGGCTGCAGCTGCGCCGGTGTTGCCGCTCAGGAGCTGTTGCAGGAAGGTCAGGTCCTTGCCGCCGGTGGGGGTGATGCGGTTGATGAGGTCGAAGACCTTGCCGTCCTTCAGCGTGTAGTTCGAGCGCTGCTTCACCACGCCATCCTTGTCGAAATAGATCGCCAGAACGCTCTGGTCGACGATTTTCGGCTTCATGAAGGCAACCGGTCGCTCGCGCTTCTGCGAGATGTAATAGAACACCTCATTGTCGAAGGTGGCAGTGGTCGAGGGGGAGCCCAACGACAGCAGCACCTGCTCGCGGCTCGATCCTTCCGGCACGAGGGCGAGGGACTGCTGGTCCACCACATAGCCACTGTTCATGACTTCGCCGACCGAAGTGCAGCCGGCCAGCGCCGAGGCGGAAAGCGCCACTGCCAGGGCCACGCTGCCAAACCATGTCTTGTCAGTACCGAAATACCGTCTCACCAACGACATCTCCCTTGAAATATCCGATCCCGGGACAGCGGCTGCCATCCCTCCACCTGAAGTCCATATCATTATGGCGTTTCAGGGATGAAAGGCCCCAAATCGCCGCAGTTCTCCGGAATTGCCGCGCAAGCCAATCCGCCCGGTTGATCGTTGCCAATAAACCGCATTGCAATTCATGCCTGCTTCGGTAAACCAGCTTTCCAGTTCATGCAACACGGCTGCTGGCCCCGCATCCTGTTTTGATGCTCAAAATCTCGGGAACCCAATGATTTTCGAACGATTCCGCAATCGACGCCACAATCAGGCGATTGCCATCCGCCAATATGAGGCGCTGACCTCTGCGTCACGCCTGCCGCTCTTCTTCACCGATTACGGCATCCCCGACACCGTCATGGGGCGGTTCGAGATGGTGACCGTGGTGATGATCCTGTTTTTCCGCCGGACATCGACATCGCCGACCAGCGGGCAGGAACTGGCGCAGGCGGTCATCGACCTGTTTTTCCAGGATCTGGATCATGCCATGCGCGAACTCGGCATCGGCGATGTCGGCGTGCCGAAGCGGATGAAGAAATTTGCGGGCATGTTCTATGGCCGGCTGGAGTCTTATGCCCGGGCGCTGGAAGACAGGGATGCGGCGGCGCTTGTCGCAGCCCTTCGCCGCAATGTCCATCCGGGCATCGAGGATGCGCCGGACATGACACCGCTTGCCCTCTATATGCTCAATGCCGAGGCCGGTTTGAAACAGGTCACGGAAGACGAGATCGCGACCGGGTCGCTCATCCTGCCCGCGCCTGAAAACCGGGGAGACGGACAATGAAGAACCGCACGATTGCTCTGACAGACAATCCCTTTTCCTATCTGGTGAAGGTCGGTCATATCTCCGCCAATCCGGTATCCGTGACGCTGAGCGCCGATCCGCGCGAATGCGAGGGGCTTGCTGCTCTGTGGAAGGTGGAAAAGGTCGGCTCGCTGGTGGCGCGGCTGCAGATTTCGCGCTGGAAGAAGGATGGTGTGCGGATTCGCGGCGAGGTGGAGGCGGAGATCGTCCAGGCCTGCAGTGTGACTCTGGAGCCGGTCCCGGCCCGGATCAGCGAGACCATCGACCAGATCTTCATCCCCGAAGGCTCGAAGCTGGCGCGGATTGCCACCGACAATGGCGAGATGTTCGTCGATCCCGACGGGCCTGACCTGCCGGAACTGTTTGTCGGCGATACGATCGATGCCGGCACGGTTGTCGCCGAATTCGCGGCCATGGCGATTGATCCCTATCCCCGCAAGCCGGGCGTGGATTTCAGCGGCCATATCGAGGATGACGGCAGCAGGGACACCAAACCCTCGGCCTTTTCCGCATTAAAGGACTGGAAGAAGGACTAAAGTGGCTTGCCCGGACACAATTCTGCTGTAAGCAGGTGGAAGACGGTTATTTGGGCCCAATTACGCCTTTTGGGCGGCATGCAAGGATCAGGAACGCGTGATCAGGATTTCTCTGGACGTTATGGGTGGGGATTTTGGTCCTGATATTGTCATTCCCGGAGCCGCCATTGCGCTGGACCGGCACCCCGACGCCACCTTCCTGCTGTTCGGCAACAAGGCGGTGTGCGAGCCGCTGCTCGACCGGTTTCCGAAACTGAAGGCCAAGTGCACCCTGCATGATTGCGAGGTGGCGATTGCCATGGATGAAAAGCCGAGCCAGGCCCTGCGGCGCGGCCGCTATGTCTCGTCGATGTGGCGCTCCATCGAGGCGGTGAAAACCGGCAATGCCGATGTCGCGGTATCGGCGGGCAATACCGGCGCGCTGATGGCGATGGCGAAATTCTGCCTGCGCACCATGGCCAATATCGAACGTCCCGCCATCGCGGCGATCTGGCCGACGGCCAAGGGCGAAAGCGTCGTGCTTGATGTCGGTGCCTCCATCGGGGCCGACAGCCAGCAACTGATCGATTTTGCCATCATGGGCAGCGCCATGGCGCGGGCGCTCCTGGAAATCCGCCGCCCGACGGTCGGCCTGCTGAATGTCGGCGTCGAGGAGATCAAGGGCCAGGAAGAGGTGCGCGAGGCCGGCCGGGTGCTGCGCGAGGCGCAGCTCGAAACGCTCGACTATACCGGCTATGTCGAGGGCGACGACCTCGGCAAGGGCACTGTCGATGTGGTTGTCACCGAAGGCTACAGCGGCAACATCGCTCTGAAGACCGCCGAAGGCACCGCCCGCCAGATTGCCAGCTATCTGAAGGCCGCGATGTCGCGCACCCTGCTGTCGCGCATGGGTTATATCCTCGCCAAGGGCGCCTTCGACATGCTGCGCGACAAGCTCGATCCGCGCAAGGTCAATGGCGGCGTGTTCCTCGGCCTCAACGGCATCGTCATCAAGAGCCATGGCGGCACGGATGCCGAAGGCTTCGCCGCCGCCATCGATGTCGGCTATGACATGGTGCGCAACGGCCTTACACAGAAAATCGAAAACGACTTGAAAATCTATCATGCGAAATACCCCTCCCGGGTTGGCCACGGCGCAGCCCAGGAGCAGGGTCAATGATCGGCATGAGGGGCGGAGAAGAACAAGAATGATCCGTGCAGTAGTACGCGGTTTCGGGGCAGCGCTGCCGAAACAGGTTGTCACCAACCGCGAGCTTGAATCCCGTGTGGAAACCTCCGACGAGTGGATAGTCCAGCGCACCGGCATACGTCAGCGCTATATCGCGGGCGAGGGGGAAACCACCGCATCTCTGGGCGCGGAGGCCGCACGGGCAGCGCTTGCCAATGCCGGGATGAGCGTCGACGATATCGACATGATCATCGTCGCCACCTCGACGCCGGACAACACCTTTCCGGCAACCGCCGTCAATATCCAGAACCGGCTCGGCATGAAGCACGGCTTTGCCTTCGACATGCAGGCGGTCTGCTCGGGCTTCGTCTTCGCGGTCGCCACCGCCGATACCTATATCAGGGGCGGCATGGCGAAGCGGGTGCTGGTGATCGGGGCCGAAACCTTCTCGCGCATCCTCGACTGGGAAGACCGCACCACCTGCGTGCTGTTCGGCGACGGGGCAGGGGCGATCATCCTCGAAGCCAGCGAAGAGGCGGGCACCAATGCCGACCGGGGCGTGCTGACATCCAGCCTGCGCTCCGATGGCTCCCACAAGGACAAGCTCTATGTCGATGGCGGCCCGTCGACGACAGGCACCGTCGGCCATCTCCGGATGGAAGGCCGTGAAGTGTTCAAGCATGCCGTCGGCATGATCACCGATGTCATCGTCGCGGCCTTTGCGGCAACCGGCACGACGGCGGATGACCTCGACTGGCTGGTGCCGCATCAGGCCAACCGCCGGATCATCGAGGGCTCGGCGAAAAAGCTCAATATTCCCATGGAGAAGGTCGTCGTTACCGTCGATCTGCACGGCAATACGTCCGCCGCCTCCATCCCGCTGGCACTCGCCACCGCTGCATCGGACGGACGCATCAGGCAGGGCGACCTGGTGATGCTCGAGGCCATGGGCGGCGGATTCACCTGGGGCGCGGTGCTTCTGCGCTGGTAGGGTGTTGCAGTGATTAGGTAATTCCGAACAAGCGCTTGACCGTTCCCCGCAAGGGCAATAATCTCCGCACGGTTTCACAATCAAAACAACGAAACTGGGTGGGGAATCATGGCTGGAAAGACAGTAACACGCGCTGATCTTGCGGAATCGGTATTCCGGAAGGTCGGACTGTCGCGGACGGAATCCGCCGAACTGGTGGAAACGGTTCTCGATGAGATCTGCGGGGCCATCGTGCGCGGTGAGACCGTCAAACTGTCCTCCTTTGCCACCTTCCAGGTGCGCGACAAGAACGAGCGCATCGGTCGCAATCCGAAGACCGGCGAGGAAGTGCCGATCTCGCCGCGCCGGGTGATGACCTTCAAGGCTTCCAACGTGCTGAAACAGCGCATCCTCAAGGCCCATGCCATCAGGAAATCAAAACAGAAGCCGCAAAACCCGGCAGCGTGACGGGGAGGCGGCGACGGCGGTACCCCGAGTGTACCCTCACGGCGATTTCCTCTCCGACGCGCAAAAACAGTTGAATATCTTGCTGCAAACCGTTGAAATCCAGCCAATTCGGTTGTGAACTGCGCAAGCGTCAGTCTTGGGCGCCTGAGGAGAGAGTGTTGGACAAAAGCCCGGATGCTTTCAGGACCATCAGCGAGGTGGCCGATGATCTCGACCTGCCGCAGCATGTCTTGCGCTTCTGGGAGACCCGTTTCCCGCAGATCAAGCCGCTGAAGCGCGGCGGCGGGCGGCGCTATTACCGGCCTGACGATGTCGATCTGCTGAAGGGCATCCGCCATCTGCTCTATGATCACGGCTATACGATCAAGGGCGTCCAGAAACTGCTGAAGACCAATGGCAACAAGTTCGTGGCGGCGATTGCGACCGGCGACCTCGCCACCGTCGAGGCGCTGGCAGCGGCTGGCGAGGAAAGCGGTGCCGAGCCCAAGGTGCATGTGCCCGACGAGGACCAGATCGTCGGCCGGGCGAAGGCTCCGATCACCCGGCGCTTCTTCAATTTCGGCGGCAATGACGACGATGCGCCGGAAATCTCCGTCGGGCGCGGCCATGTCGGCAAGGAAGACCGGGCACTGCTGCAGGAAGCGCTCTATGATTTGCTGGAGTGCAAGCGGCTGCTCGACCAGGTGCGCTGATGCCTCTGGTGCTGGCCAGGGCCAGCCTTGACGACCTCTCCTTCATCATGGCGACGGAACGGCTTCCCGGCTATGCGACGCTGGTGGGCCGCTGGGACGAGGACGCCCATCGCATGGCCTTTGCCGATCCCGCCTACCGCTATTTTCGTGCCGATGTCGATGATGCGCCGACAGGTTTCGTGCTGGTGCAGGGCTGGGCCGCAGCCAGCCGCGTCTGCCTGATCAAACGCGTTGCGGTTGCCCGTCCCGGCCATGGCATCGGACCGGCAATGGTAAGCGCCGTGCTCGACCGGATATTTGCCGACACCGACGCCTATCGGGTCTCGATCGGCTGCTTTCCCGACAATCTGAGGGCCCGAAAGGCCTATGACCGGGCGGGATTCGTGGCCGAGGGGATCAGCCGCGGCAGTGCCTATTTTCACGGCGAACACCGGGATGAACTGGTGCTCGCCATCCTGCGCCCCGAATGGCAGGCGCGGGCAGCCTTCCACTGAATCTGAGGCTGTGGCGCGCGGTTCGCTCAATCAGGCTCGTCGGCGATGTTTCTGGCAACGGCGGGACCGGCCTCATACCAGCGTCGGCTGTGGTTGACGATCCAGACGACCGAAAGCATCACAGGGACTTCGATCAGCACACCGACCACGGTGGCAAGCGCGGCCCCCGACTGGAAACCGAACAGACTGATGGCGGCGGCGACGGCGAGTTCGAAGAAATTGCTGGCCCCGATCAGCGCCGATGGCCCGGCAACGCAATGCTGTTCGCCCGCCACCCGGTTGAGGACATAGGCAAGTCCGGCATTGAAATAGACCTGCACCAGGATCGGCACGGCCAGAAGGGCAATCACCATCGGCTGCGCGAGGATCTGTGTGCCCTGAAAGCCGAACAGCAGCACCAGCTTGGCGAGCAGGGCTAGAGTCTGTCAGGTTCTTATTGAACCAGACAGACTCTAGTGCCCTTTGTTTTCGTTTGTCTTTTCGGGAAAACCGGATTCCACTTTTCCCTGACAAACTCTAGAAGCGACAGCGGCTGCAGCCGGGCCAGAAGCCGCGTGAGACCAGCCGTGTTGCCGCTGACCACAAGGCTCCGCCGCAATAGCTGCGCGATGGCGACGGGGATCAGGATATAGAGCAGCACCGAAATCATCAGTGTCTGCCACGGCACCGTGATCGCTGAAAGTCCGAGCAGCAGCCCGACAATCGGCGCGAAGGCGAGGATCATGATCGCATCATTCAATGCCACCTGGCTGAGCATGAATAGCGGCTCGCCTTTCGTCAGGTTTGACCAGACGAAGACCATGGCCGTGCAGGGGGCGGCGGCAAGCAGGATCAACCCGGCAATATAGGACTCGATCTGTCCGGCAGGCAGCAACGGCCGAAACAGCCAGCCGATGAAGAACCAGCCCAGCAGCGCCATCGAGAAGGGTTTTACCGCCCAGTTGATGATCAGCGTCACACCAATGCCGCGCCAATAGTGGCTGACGTTGGACAGTGCGCCAAAATCGATCTTCAGCAGCATCGGGATGACCATCAGCCAGATCAGAACGGCGACCGGAATATTCACCCTGGCGACTTCCAGCCCGCCAATCACCTGGAAGGTTTCGGGTAGCGCATGGCCAAGGGCGATGCCGATGAGGATGCACAGAAACACCCAAAGCGTCAGGTGGCGTTCAAAGATGGACATTACGACACCGGTCTGCGCAGGAGGAAACGCCATCCATCGCGCCGATTCTGTGCTAGCGCCAGCCTGTCGATGGTCGCAAGCGGCAGCGCGACAAAGGCGCGGATCCGGTTGGTCAGAAACCGGGCGGCATCTGCAAAGGCACATTGCCTTTCAAGGTCGCTGCCTTCAGCCGCAGCGGGGTCCTGGATTCCCCAATGGGCGGTGGCGGGATGCCCAAGCCACACGGGACAGGCCTCGCCTGCGGCATTGTCGCAGACGGTAAAGATGAAATCCATCGTGGGCGCATCGAGGCCGGAAAACACATCCCGGCTCTTTGAGTGATAGCCCTCGCTCGCAAGGCCGAGGGCGCTCAATTCCCGGATCGCCATCGGATGCACGGCCCCTTTCGGCTGGCTTCCCGCCGAAAATCCACGGAACCGGCCTTCTCCGACATGGTTGAGAATGCCTTCGGCGAGAATGGAGCGGGCGGAATTGCCGGTACAGAGAAACAGGACATTGTAGATACGGTCGGTCACGATTGGCTCCGGGCTTGGCGTGATGGGAAGGATCAGGATCTGCTTGCGGTGTTGATCGGTGATGCTGCCGCGTCGCGGGTCAGCAACGGCTCTGCGGTTCTGTCTCCGTGGCACAGCATGGGGTGAGCGCGTGGAGCAGCGGTGCACACAGCGCTTCGTTGCCGCCACAGCAATCGGTCAGCAGGAAGGTCACGATCTCCCGGATCCTGTCGAGACTGGCCCGGTAGATGATCGACCGGCTCTGGCGCTGGCTGGTTACCAGGCCGGCGCGGGCGAGCGTCGACAGATGGGCCGACAGCGTGTTCTGCGGCACATCGAGCTGATCTGCCAGATCACCCGCCGCCAGTCCCCCGGGCTCATGACGTACCAGCAGCCGGAAGGTCTCAAGCCGGGTGGACTGGGCAAGCGCTGCAAGCGCGACGATGGCATCCATATTTTCCATATATCCAGAAATATAGAAATAATACGGCGGAGTCAAGCGG
This region includes:
- a CDS encoding metalloregulator ArsR/SmtB family transcription factor, encoding MENMDAIVALAALAQSTRLETFRLLVRHEPGGLAAGDLADQLDVPQNTLSAHLSTLARAGLVTSQRQSRSIIYRASLDRIREIVTFLLTDCCGGNEALCAPLLHALTPCCATETEPQSRC